AGTCTATTGTAGGTTGTTGGtagttttgttgtcatttaatgtcttgTAGCACTAGCTAGTTTGGTACAAGGCTAAATGTCAGTAGAGAGCTAGCTACTTAGCTACTCACGACCTGTAAATTCAACAGATGatgggtgtgtttttttgtttttttgttttttttaaaattttaattatttttaatgtatttacagGTCTCCAGCATCGTGAGCTTTCCCAAAAGAAGAATGAAATCAACCAACAAATTAAAGGTGTGTCTTGTTAATACAACAGTGTAAGGACAAACTCGGCTAAATACACACGGTTCTGACTTTTAATGCCTTATTTTTATCTTAATGAAACATATCTGTCTTTGTATACATTGTCTATTTTACGTGTTTGCCTTTCTAATATTGTATTCttaactttatttcagttttgttctaCTTGTATGTCTTTGCTCGGCTATGTTGTAGACAGGACCTATGCAGCTATAGTTTAAATGAAggctggaaaaaaatgacagaacacaacaaaaacaacaaggacACTATTTCTGTATCGTCTTTGGTCTTGTCTTGTCAGATCAGCGAAGCACGTAACCCATTTAGTAACTTGTATATTGTCCATTTACTCTAGCACTGTTCAAAAGTCCTTTAGTCCTCAGATGGTGAGTCAGTTTTTCACAATGTCCAGCCACTGTCCAGGCCTTAAGGGGTCACATTTTGACCAGTTCCTTCCACCGATCTTTTTACATACAAGAATCAGGGTTTTCAacaatttacaaataaaaaacaaacaaaaaactatcagcttttatttccagatcCACAATCTTGGGCTGCCTAGGAGTCGTATAGcttgtcatttgtcatttaatgtcaCAGCATTGTGCACTGTGTTATGTGGACCTCCTTACATGCTATCTAATATGTCTGTCAACAGTTTACAGGGTTGACATCGCTGAGAGGAGGTCTCACATTGaaacaatccacaaaaatatcaagaaaCTTGAGGAGGAAATCAAAGTGAAGCAGAGCACTGTAatgctttttaaagaaaatgctaAAAGGTATGGTGCTGTAAAAAACTATGACTAGATAGTACATATGACAAACCATGATAGCTCAAGGTGGTACATAATGAGATTTGAAGTACAACTTGTGTGGTATTTATATATCTTTGCTTGTCATTATTTTAACTTTAGCGCAAAGGTGACCAACAGCCTGCTTCTTCAGTATGAGCAGACACTGAAAACAGAACTGGAAAGTAGAAAAGCCAGCTACAACCATGACATGTGGGTCCAATCAGCAGTTGTGCTTATGTTCaatacatttgtgttttgtaaCAAACAATGCTGAattgttctttattttgtatCTCAACAAGGGAAGTCTACGAAGAGAGGATTGCAAGCTACAAAAAGATATTTCAGTCGCATAAAGAATACTATTTACAAAACCCTCTTGCTCAGTCACTCCTCGCGCTGCAGGCTGAAAAAGAGGAGATTGAGGGTAGGATCAAGGCATGTGATGATCAAATAATGATAAAAGAGAAGGAGCTGGACCATCTCACCGgtaatgcattttttatgtcaTCACACTTTGCTCTGGTAGAGCTGAAATATTTATACAGCTGATTAAATTTCTGTCCAACCAGGTCCAGTAGTCAATTCTTTTTCCACCGAGGAACTCCCAGACAGGTATTTTTCAGTGAATCTCACAGATAACAAAGAATGTTCACAAATAGCCTCaagcatttccatttttcttgtAGTATTTATGACCAGCAGCCTGCAACAGAACAAGAGAAACAATTAGATCATCAGACAGTGGAGGACAGTGATTCTTCCATTGACATCTCCTCTCTTCATctcaaccagtcaaaggttctAAGATAcatcattttggcattttaccACTGCTAAAGGACTATAATGAAATGTAAAAGTTGATGCAGATCCTGTTACAACTTGCCACTTTGATAAATATCAACATATCTTCCAGGGTGGTCATAAAACTTTTGTGGAGGCAAATGCCGAAGAGATTCCTGAGGAGATCAAGGTCCAGGATTCATCCAACTACTGTATTTCCCCAGAAAAAACAAGTGAGGAGCCGTGGTCCCGTCAACAGTTGGATGGTAAGTAAAGGAAAGTGATATGTATTTAAGCAAACTCACCTTTCCCATCATTAAACCTCATCCACAGACTGTTTATTTCTTCAGAGCAAAGTCAGCCAGAGGAAATACACACTGAGGAGCAGGACCAGGAACTTTTAGAAGAGGACCAAGTTTTGGTATTTTTGGCTTACTGTCCTTAAAAAAGCCAGTTACCCCGGTTTTTAAAAGATGGGGTTAGTGCAATAGGGGTCAGGAATAAGTTGAGGGACTTGCTTCTGAAGGTATTTGCGTTAACGTGGTGTGCATCCCAGCCAGTAGACTATCAGGTCACCCAACAGTTTGCCAGATTTACTCAAGTGCAATTTACCCTAATGCAGCTTGAAAGAAATGGTTTTGAATTCTCCACCACAGAGTTTTAGTCGTATAAAAAAGTAGTGGCATTGCATTTTATCTATAAGAACATTTTACATGTGTTAACTCATTAGAAGGATTACCACCCACTGCTCTGTTACAAGACTGTGATTAGagttattttgaacagattGTCTCAGCCTGCTGCCAATGTTTACCAGTGTATgaaaaacattaacattaagaaagcaaaaataatctTACAAAAGAcaataattttctgtaattacgTGGACAATGTGTTTTTGGAGGTTGACTCATATTTGAACTAAAAGTCAGGATATTTCAGTGTCAGTTGTACAAAGTTtgatctttctgttttttctctttcaatCTGGCAGTGTCCCAACTTTGTGAAACTGAAATGCTTATTACTGGCTCTCCAGTGTGTCATAATCTAAAGTGCTCAGCTGCAGCCAGTCTATTTTTGCCACATATTTTGCCTGAATCAATCTCAAGTTGCTTAAGACACTCCACAGAGATCATCTTCAACAGTTTTCATTGAGAACTATTTAAGTATCTAAGTATAACCACCAATAAAGGGCttatcaatattttaaatgtccCTTTTAGCTTCATTTATGTAACTAGAATCATTTGTGTCAGATTTTGCAACCAGTGAGACTGTTGTTATTATCTACACTATAAAGGTCATTGTAGAGGTTTCTATTGTTCCTGTTGAAAATGCTTTCACCCTCAAAGTGTTTTTCTCCATAGGAGCAGCAGTCCACTGTACCAGGTGTAGACGGGGTTCTGGAGGATGAGATTCAAGAAAGTGAAGGTATCGTTGAAGAGCAGGCGCCAAGTGAAGAGGCATCATCTCATGAGACTAACCCTCAGCCATTCCCAGCCACAATGACAGCTGTGCCTTCAACCCCAACATTCTCATTTAGGTAAGAGTTTGTTTGGGATGTCCTGTGCTTTGAATCACTGTCAGGTCAACTcttgaaagcttttttttgtgtgtgtttactttaGCTTCAGCCCTGCCAGCTCTCCACATCAAGGGACCTCTGATGCCAAATCTCCAGCTTTCCTGTTCTCTCTGAACTCTGGTCCTAGCACACCAGGCTTCCCTGGGTTTGGGTTTGACGTGGGCTCATCACAGTTAGAGGTGAGGATTGAGGAAAGGGAATAAGTGATCTGACAGAAATCAagatttttctggtttgggaATTACTTCCGAGTTTCTTTGCAGGACTCATCTTTTGCCTTCACTGGCTCTCTTTTCGGCGAGAAGGTAaggtgtttttacagttttcttctctttacaTGGTCTTATaacctgaacaaaaaaaatcagctttgtTCTTCTCTTTGCAGAAAACCACTGAATCAAAGTCGTCAAACTGTATGTATCAAATATCAGATTTAGATTTTGTGATGTGTTAGTTCTTGTCAAGTACTGATATttaatttcaattcagttcagttttatttatatagtgccaattataATTCAAATAGtgtcaagacgctttacagaacccatttGTATATCTATGTATGTATATGATTTTGCAGGCCCTGAGTTCCTGTTTAACCAGCCAGAGCAAAGTGAAGATTTCCAGTTTGCCTTTGCTTCCAAAAGCCAGTCAGCTAACAAAGAAACCAGCAGGGatgattttccattttcattcaACTTTTAAAAGTTCTATGAAAAACATTTGAATAGTTTTTCTGCTGTATGATAAGTTCCTAACTTCTTTTTCCTCAGTGAAATTCTTTAGTGGGCAGTGACATGGTAAAGGTGCAATGATAAATTTGACTTATCAAAtagctttttcattttgttgttctgttcaTTGGTTGCTATTAATTTGTATGTTTGAGTTAAAAGATTACTTCAGTAACTATCCACAAGACATTTAATGTATTTCTGATATGCTCATAGTTGTATAACATTTTATTGAAGATAGAGCTGTAATATCAAAAT
This DNA window, taken from Amphiprion ocellaris isolate individual 3 ecotype Okinawa chromosome 11, ASM2253959v1, whole genome shotgun sequence, encodes the following:
- the LOC111575579 gene encoding uncharacterized protein LOC111575579; this translates as MIKEKELDHLTGPVVNSFSTEELPDSIYDQQPATEQEKQLDHQTVEDSDSSIDISSLHLNQSKGGHKTFVEANAEEIPEEIKVQDSSNYCISPEKTSEEPWSRQQLDEQSQPEEIHTEEQDQELLEEDQVLEQQSTVPGVDGVLEDEIQESEGIVEEQAPSEEASSHETNPQPFPATMTAVPSTPTFSFSFSPASSPHQGTSDAKSPAFLFSLNSGPSTPGFPGFGFDVGSSQLEDSSFAFTGSLFGEKKTTESKSSNCPEFLFNQPEQSEDFQFAFASKSQSANKETSRDDFPFSFNF